In Sphingobium sp. B2D3C, a genomic segment contains:
- a CDS encoding polysaccharide biosynthesis/export family protein → MRFPVISWSMAGLLAAVATLPAMAQQNAAAAGGASNQVARPYTINPGDQIEVYVWGEERLQRSIRVLPDGSFSFPLVGRIVAQGMLPEQVQTAISNGLASQYRGEPPQVTVSVETPSGFTFSVVGRVRGPSSFTPGRYVNLVEAIAMAGGPDEFANLDNVTIIRKNGNELSALRFRLGGAMKGNLSEEAARAIPQIQTGDTVIVP, encoded by the coding sequence GTGCGGTTTCCCGTAATTTCATGGTCCATGGCGGGCCTTCTTGCCGCCGTCGCAACGCTGCCAGCGATGGCGCAGCAGAATGCCGCTGCGGCAGGCGGTGCATCCAATCAGGTCGCCCGGCCCTATACAATTAACCCCGGCGACCAGATCGAGGTTTATGTGTGGGGTGAAGAGCGTCTGCAGCGCTCGATCCGCGTGCTGCCGGATGGCAGCTTCTCCTTCCCGCTGGTCGGCCGCATCGTCGCGCAGGGCATGCTGCCCGAGCAGGTCCAGACCGCGATCTCGAACGGATTGGCCAGCCAATATCGGGGCGAGCCCCCGCAGGTGACCGTCTCGGTCGAGACGCCGTCGGGCTTCACCTTCTCGGTGGTGGGCCGGGTCCGCGGCCCCAGCTCGTTCACCCCGGGTCGCTATGTGAACCTGGTCGAGGCCATCGCCATGGCCGGTGGACCGGACGAGTTCGCCAATCTCGATAACGTCACCATCATCCGCAAGAACGGCAATGAGCTGTCGGCGCTGCGCTTCCGGCTCGGCGGCGCGATGAAGGGCAATCTTTCCGAAGAGGCTGCCCGCGCCATTCCCCAGATCCAGACCGGCGACACGGTGATCGTTCCATGA
- a CDS encoding tetratricopeptide repeat protein, translating to MAALLILAALGGCKSPSEQAAERAQAAEALLQAGDLAGAQRAIGEAIRLREDGPNFQQLAGMIALQSGDPAGAYRAFQRALEFDATNRLALAYVANLGVQLGQIADAEAAADRLLTLEPDAMPALQTKGMIALAREQLDDAMSYADRILARSATDEAGVIVKARVLARRGQAEEAIALIDNALRVSGDSSALLTNKVNLYRYLGKPEPMAEALGRLVATGNAGTAMKLDRINLLYKMGRLPQAREASLALLREGLREPSDYEVLTRIWWEFDPTPLSPEVARGPTDWRDPLAVLTVSRYLLARGNRETANLLLNSVPDGRAKDLIAPLKLRLLMETGKDKGVEGQVESLLKQDPENVDALLLRAHYAAKRGDARAALEAAQLALANDPRNPDAYQAVAQLYRARGENWRARQIYEEGLKQIPQNFPLVQSYMQYLHDSGDRARSMSVARNFARALPSSEKAWSLLVAQCAAIQDGTCASVAQNGLDNARTAYLVDDPPGKPADRGLFGRF from the coding sequence TTGGCAGCTTTGCTGATCCTCGCGGCCTTGGGCGGCTGCAAGAGCCCGAGCGAGCAGGCCGCCGAGCGGGCACAGGCGGCCGAAGCGCTGCTGCAGGCCGGTGACCTCGCCGGCGCTCAGCGGGCGATTGGCGAGGCGATCCGTCTGCGGGAAGATGGACCTAATTTCCAGCAATTGGCTGGCATGATTGCCTTGCAGTCGGGCGATCCTGCGGGGGCCTATCGGGCGTTCCAGAGAGCGCTGGAGTTCGATGCCACGAACCGTCTGGCCCTCGCTTATGTGGCGAATCTCGGCGTTCAGCTCGGGCAGATCGCAGATGCCGAAGCAGCAGCGGACCGACTGTTGACGCTGGAACCCGATGCCATGCCCGCGCTCCAGACGAAGGGCATGATCGCCCTGGCCCGCGAGCAACTCGACGATGCGATGTCATATGCGGACCGGATTCTGGCGCGCTCGGCGACGGACGAGGCCGGCGTTATCGTGAAGGCGCGGGTGCTGGCGCGGCGGGGGCAGGCGGAAGAGGCTATTGCCCTGATCGACAATGCGCTGCGTGTCTCGGGTGATTCCTCGGCGCTGTTGACCAACAAGGTCAATCTCTACCGCTATCTGGGCAAGCCCGAGCCGATGGCGGAGGCGCTGGGCCGGCTGGTCGCGACCGGCAATGCCGGGACGGCCATGAAGCTGGACCGCATCAATCTGCTCTACAAGATGGGCCGGCTGCCGCAGGCCCGCGAGGCTAGCCTGGCGCTGCTCCGCGAGGGTTTGCGAGAGCCGTCGGATTATGAGGTGCTCACCCGCATCTGGTGGGAGTTCGACCCCACGCCGCTGTCGCCCGAGGTCGCGCGCGGGCCGACGGATTGGCGCGACCCGCTCGCCGTCCTGACGGTTTCGCGCTATCTGCTGGCGCGCGGAAATCGCGAGACGGCCAATCTGCTTTTGAATTCCGTGCCGGATGGGCGCGCCAAGGATTTGATCGCACCGCTCAAGCTGCGCCTGCTCATGGAAACCGGTAAGGATAAGGGAGTCGAGGGGCAGGTCGAATCGCTGCTCAAGCAGGATCCCGAGAATGTCGACGCGCTGCTGCTGCGCGCGCACTATGCCGCGAAAAGAGGCGACGCACGCGCTGCGCTGGAAGCGGCGCAGCTGGCGCTGGCGAACGATCCGCGCAATCCCGACGCCTATCAGGCCGTGGCGCAGCTTTATCGGGCGCGCGGCGAGAACTGGCGTGCCCGCCAGATCTACGAAGAGGGATTGAAGCAGATTCCCCAGAATTTTCCTCTGGTGCAATCTTATATGCAATATCTTCATGACTCGGGGGATAGGGCGCGGAGTATGTCGGTCGCGCGCAATTTTGCCCGGGCTTTGCCGTCGTCGGAAAAGGCGTGGAGCCTGCTCGTGGCGCAATGCGCGGCCATACAAGATGGGACCTGCGCGAGCGTGGCTCAGAATGGATTGGACAATGCCCGGACAGCCTATCTCGTGGATGATCCCCCAGGCAAACCGGCCGATCGCGGCCTGTTTGGTCGCTTTTGA
- a CDS encoding undecaprenyl-phosphate glucose phosphotransferase, translating to MISFQRPARNKYVRFTSNVLRSGGIINDSLCFLLSYLITVAFYRSFLGYYLDARLHSTVVVVMAINFFLIRISRDAYSGFRGQGDDLGGSTFLDFLVALTLTGFILVQFGKGGDLSLRFALVFSLVCLIFLVFSRLLFRQLVRVAMKHKIIGQRVAIYGADREVTSRLLELLEIERLPHINIVGFADDRRSRVETGMIGRFPYLGGFDEMLGLAQQGMLDQVIVALPLVRQERLNQIIEQLSAGAIDICIMPREFLVLRDRYSVNYIGSLPVLSVWQLPMRDFDGVLKEIQDRLLALIGVIVLAPLLILTALAIRLESKGPILFRQKRLGFNNLEIEVLKFRSMYTDRQDVSGGERTRKGDPRITRVGRIIRRTSIDELPQLWNVLRGEMSLVGPRPHALAMRVGDAYYHDAVRGYAARHRVKPGITGLAQVRGLRGEIDTIERAKKRVEYDIYYIENWSPLLDLRIILETVVRLIWDKHAY from the coding sequence ATGATCAGCTTTCAGCGTCCTGCGCGTAACAAATATGTCCGCTTCACGTCCAACGTGTTGCGCTCGGGCGGTATCATTAATGATAGCCTGTGCTTCCTGCTGTCCTATCTGATCACGGTCGCCTTTTATCGCAGTTTCCTGGGCTATTATCTGGACGCACGCCTCCATTCGACCGTCGTGGTCGTCATGGCGATCAACTTTTTCCTGATCCGGATATCCCGGGACGCCTATTCCGGTTTCCGGGGGCAGGGCGATGATCTTGGTGGCAGCACATTCCTCGACTTCCTCGTGGCTTTGACGCTGACCGGATTCATCCTCGTCCAGTTTGGCAAAGGCGGCGATCTGTCGCTCCGCTTCGCGCTCGTCTTCTCGCTGGTCTGCCTCATCTTTCTGGTGTTTTCGCGCCTACTGTTCCGGCAGCTCGTTCGCGTCGCGATGAAGCACAAGATCATCGGGCAGCGCGTGGCGATCTATGGCGCGGACCGGGAGGTGACGAGCCGGCTGCTGGAACTGCTGGAGATCGAGCGGCTGCCCCATATCAACATCGTGGGTTTTGCGGACGACCGGCGCTCTCGAGTCGAGACGGGCATGATCGGGCGGTTTCCGTATCTCGGGGGGTTCGACGAGATGCTGGGCCTCGCGCAGCAGGGGATGCTGGACCAGGTGATCGTGGCGCTGCCTTTGGTGCGACAGGAGCGCCTCAACCAGATCATCGAGCAGCTCAGTGCCGGCGCGATCGACATTTGCATCATGCCGCGCGAGTTCCTGGTGCTGCGGGATCGGTACAGCGTCAATTATATCGGCTCCCTGCCGGTGCTCAGCGTGTGGCAACTGCCGATGCGAGACTTCGACGGTGTTCTGAAGGAGATCCAGGATCGCCTTCTTGCGCTCATCGGCGTGATCGTTCTGGCGCCGCTGCTCATCCTCACCGCGCTCGCCATCCGGCTGGAGAGCAAGGGGCCGATCCTGTTCCGCCAGAAGCGCCTCGGCTTCAACAATCTGGAAATCGAGGTTCTCAAGTTCCGGTCGATGTATACCGATCGTCAGGATGTCAGTGGTGGCGAACGGACGCGCAAGGGCGATCCGCGGATCACCCGGGTGGGGCGCATCATTCGTCGCACCAGCATCGACGAACTGCCGCAGTTGTGGAATGTGCTCAGGGGTGAGATGTCTCTGGTCGGGCCGCGGCCCCACGCCTTGGCGATGCGCGTGGGCGATGCCTATTATCACGACGCGGTTCGTGGATATGCTGCCCGGCATCGCGTGAAGCCCGGGATCACGGGCCTGGCGCAGGTGAGGGGCTTGCGCGGAGAGATCGATACGATCGAGAGAGCCAAGAAACGTGTCGAATATGACATCTATTATATCGAGAATTGGTCGCCCTTGCTTGATCTGCGGATCATCCTCGAGACTGTCGTGCGCCTGATCTGGGACAAGCATGCCTACTGA
- the ggt gene encoding gamma-glutamyltransferase: protein MFHFRAAIGFLSALALTACATTMPPRSSTAPRPASPVAQNFVVASNPLAAEAGMKILRQGGSAVDAAIAVQAMLSLVEPQSSGMGGGAFMTFFDGGTGKVVVYDGRETAPAGAAPDMFLGADGKPIPFRDALVSGRATGVPGAVRMLALAHDEHGSLPWKSLFGDAERTARTGFTITPRLAKFLEGNFPQMQVADARRYFSAPDGSIKKAGDQLANPAYADFLQRLAAQGPSALYAGDTAQRIVTRVAAGPLGSSMTLADLTAYRPIKREAVCNPYRVYVVCVPPPPSSGVAFLQLLSLLERTDIDKRGPADPQAWFLFAEASRLMYADRDRYVGDPAFTAVPVAGLLDSAYVDSRAKLIGATAGPPPSAGVPPGAQIAGIDDTHEPGGTSHFIIGDARGNVVSITTTVESIFGTGRMVDGFFLNNQLTDFSFTPQDADGRPAANAVAPGKRPRSSMIPLVMVDRAGHFAGAIGSAGGNAILAYVGKSLVAAVDWGLPMQEALALPNLIARGSAFQGEVSKFSPETLAGLKARGIDLRSGQGEDSGVHAVIIRNGVVDGGYDPRREGRVLVEAAIPQVDR, encoded by the coding sequence ATGTTCCATTTCCGTGCCGCCATCGGCTTCCTTTCGGCGCTGGCCCTGACGGCCTGTGCGACGACCATGCCGCCCCGCTCAAGCACAGCGCCGCGTCCTGCTTCGCCGGTAGCCCAGAATTTCGTCGTGGCCTCCAATCCGCTGGCAGCGGAAGCCGGCATGAAGATCCTGCGCCAGGGCGGCAGCGCAGTCGATGCGGCCATTGCCGTGCAGGCGATGCTCTCGCTTGTCGAACCCCAGAGCTCGGGCATGGGCGGCGGCGCATTCATGACCTTTTTCGATGGCGGCACGGGCAAAGTGGTCGTCTATGACGGCCGGGAAACCGCGCCCGCCGGTGCCGCGCCGGACATGTTTCTCGGCGCCGACGGCAAGCCCATCCCCTTCCGCGACGCGCTGGTGAGCGGCCGGGCGACCGGCGTGCCGGGCGCGGTGCGGATGCTGGCCCTGGCTCATGACGAGCATGGCAGCCTGCCCTGGAAATCTCTCTTCGGCGACGCGGAGCGGACGGCACGCACCGGCTTCACCATCACGCCGCGCCTGGCCAAGTTCCTGGAAGGCAATTTCCCCCAGATGCAGGTGGCCGACGCGCGGCGTTATTTTTCTGCCCCGGACGGATCGATCAAGAAGGCCGGCGATCAACTCGCCAATCCCGCTTATGCCGATTTTCTGCAGCGTCTCGCGGCGCAAGGGCCATCCGCGCTCTATGCCGGCGATACCGCGCAACGGATCGTGACGCGGGTCGCTGCCGGCCCCCTCGGCAGCAGCATGACGCTGGCTGATCTGACGGCCTACCGTCCGATCAAGCGTGAGGCCGTGTGCAATCCCTATCGGGTCTATGTGGTCTGCGTACCGCCGCCGCCATCCAGCGGCGTCGCCTTCCTGCAATTGCTCTCCCTGTTGGAACGCACCGACATCGACAAGCGCGGGCCAGCCGACCCGCAGGCATGGTTCCTGTTCGCCGAGGCGAGCCGGCTGATGTACGCCGATCGCGACCGTTATGTCGGCGATCCGGCGTTCACTGCCGTTCCCGTCGCCGGGCTCCTCGATAGCGCCTATGTCGACAGCCGGGCAAAGCTGATCGGCGCTACCGCGGGGCCGCCGCCCTCGGCCGGCGTGCCGCCCGGCGCGCAGATCGCTGGCATTGACGATACCCATGAACCCGGCGGCACCTCCCATTTCATCATCGGCGATGCGCGCGGCAATGTCGTGTCGATCACGACGACCGTCGAATCCATCTTCGGCACGGGTCGCATGGTCGATGGCTTCTTTCTCAATAATCAGCTGACCGATTTTTCCTTCACGCCGCAGGATGCGGACGGAAGGCCGGCAGCCAACGCCGTCGCCCCCGGCAAGCGCCCGCGCTCCTCGATGATCCCGCTGGTGATGGTCGATCGCGCGGGCCATTTTGCAGGCGCTATTGGCTCGGCTGGCGGCAACGCCATTCTCGCTTATGTCGGCAAGTCGCTGGTCGCTGCGGTGGACTGGGGTCTCCCCATGCAAGAAGCCCTTGCCCTCCCCAACCTCATCGCACGTGGCTCTGCCTTTCAGGGTGAAGTGAGCAAGTTCTCGCCGGAGACGCTGGCAGGCCTGAAGGCCCGTGGCATCGACCTGCGGTCCGGGCAAGGCGAAGACAGCGGTGTTCATGCCGTCATCATCCGCAATGGCGTGGTTGACGGCGGCTATGACCCACGCAGAGAGGGCCGCGTTCTCGTTGAGGCCGCGATCCCGCAAGTTGACCGGTAA
- a CDS encoding AMP-dependent synthetase/ligase, with the protein MQALEYFPSLTAMFFTRAMERGERPFLWAKQGEQWQPISWMETARRVASMAKALKALGVAPGDRVMLVCENRPEFCIADLAIMAAGAITVPTYTTNTTRDHEHIIGNSGARAVIFSTSKIGSALLPAVMRSRIEFAISIEPIKSMQNSAVQICDWATLIAEHPADPVACAAEQTATRDDIACLIYTSGTGGAPRGVIQHHGAILCNVEGCVDIIAGDFGWDDEVFLSFLPISHAYEHSGGQFLPIGLGGQIYYAESLEKLASNIAETRPTIMVVVPRLFELLKTRVTKAVEKQGKVPVLLLEQTLRLGAKRAERGGTLPLWDKPLEAVLNRTINPKIQARFGGRMKALVSGGAPLNPEVGTFFQSFGLTLLQGYGQTESGPVVSCNRPSVGLRMDTVGPPLKHVEVRIAEDGEILVRGELVMKGYWNNQAETARAIQDGWLHTGDIGRFDEAGRLMITDRKKDLIVNDKGDNVAPAKLEGMLTLQPEIGQVMVHGDRRPHIVALIVPDPDWLKAWAQAQGKPADLAALREDPALHGAIRAAVDRVNADLSVIEKVRRFALADEPFTIDNEMLTPKQSIRRHVIRARYQARLDALYKA; encoded by the coding sequence TTGCAGGCCCTCGAATATTTTCCAAGCCTGACCGCCATGTTTTTCACGCGCGCCATGGAGCGCGGCGAGCGGCCGTTCCTGTGGGCCAAGCAGGGCGAGCAATGGCAGCCGATCAGCTGGATGGAGACCGCCCGCCGGGTCGCCTCAATGGCAAAGGCGCTCAAGGCGCTGGGCGTCGCGCCGGGCGACCGGGTGATGCTGGTCTGTGAGAACCGACCGGAATTCTGCATTGCCGATTTGGCGATCATGGCGGCGGGCGCCATCACGGTGCCAACCTACACCACCAACACCACGCGCGATCATGAGCACATCATCGGCAATAGCGGCGCGCGGGCGGTGATTTTCTCGACCTCAAAAATCGGCTCTGCCCTGCTGCCCGCCGTTATGCGCTCGCGGATCGAATTCGCGATAAGCATCGAGCCGATCAAGTCGATGCAGAACTCGGCTGTGCAGATTTGCGACTGGGCGACGCTCATCGCCGAGCATCCGGCCGATCCTGTCGCCTGCGCCGCCGAGCAGACGGCCACGCGCGATGACATTGCCTGCCTGATCTACACCAGCGGGACCGGCGGCGCACCGCGCGGGGTGATCCAGCATCACGGTGCGATCCTTTGCAATGTGGAAGGCTGTGTCGACATCATTGCCGGTGATTTCGGCTGGGATGATGAGGTGTTTCTCTCCTTCCTGCCGATCAGCCATGCCTATGAGCATTCGGGCGGTCAGTTCCTGCCGATCGGCCTGGGCGGGCAGATCTATTATGCCGAGAGCCTCGAAAAGCTGGCGAGCAATATTGCTGAAACCCGACCGACCATCATGGTGGTCGTGCCGCGCTTGTTCGAGCTGCTGAAGACCCGCGTCACCAAGGCGGTGGAGAAGCAGGGCAAGGTGCCCGTGCTGCTGCTGGAACAGACGCTGCGGCTGGGCGCCAAGCGGGCGGAAAGGGGCGGCACGCTGCCCTTGTGGGACAAGCCGCTCGAGGCCGTGCTCAACCGGACGATCAATCCCAAAATCCAGGCCCGGTTCGGCGGCCGCATGAAGGCACTGGTCTCCGGCGGTGCGCCGCTCAATCCGGAGGTGGGCACCTTTTTCCAGTCGTTCGGCCTGACCTTGCTGCAAGGCTATGGCCAGACGGAGTCAGGACCTGTCGTGAGCTGCAATCGTCCCTCGGTCGGGCTGCGGATGGACACGGTGGGACCGCCGCTCAAGCATGTCGAGGTGCGCATTGCCGAGGATGGCGAAATCCTCGTGCGCGGCGAACTGGTGATGAAGGGCTATTGGAACAACCAGGCGGAAACCGCGCGGGCCATCCAGGATGGCTGGCTGCACACCGGTGATATCGGGCGGTTCGATGAGGCCGGGCGGTTGATGATCACGGACCGCAAGAAGGACCTGATCGTCAATGACAAGGGCGACAATGTCGCGCCCGCCAAGCTGGAGGGCATGCTGACCCTGCAGCCGGAAATCGGGCAGGTGATGGTGCATGGCGACCGGCGCCCGCACATCGTCGCGCTTATCGTGCCCGATCCGGACTGGCTCAAGGCATGGGCACAGGCGCAGGGCAAGCCGGCCGATCTTGCAGCGCTGCGGGAGGACCCGGCGTTGCACGGGGCGATCAGGGCCGCGGTCGATCGCGTCAACGCTGATCTCTCCGTGATCGAGAAGGTGCGGCGCTTTGCGTTGGCGGACGAGCCGTTCACGATCGACAATGAGATGCTCACCCCGAAGCAATCGATCCGCCGCCACGTGATCCGTGCACGCTATCAGGCGCGGCTGGACGCGCTTTACAAGGCGTGA
- a CDS encoding DUF6491 family protein — MMNRLCLSLAVLPLAACATAGPAPEPRLSERETQELERLLERKTAGEPVSCVTSFDSSRLRSIGDNTLVYVVSKDQVYLNRLQGSCTGISRGDTLVMNRMSSSQYCRGDIARVVNLPSGAMTGSCALGDFIPYRTPGK, encoded by the coding sequence ATGATGAACAGATTGTGTCTCTCATTGGCGGTCCTGCCGCTGGCCGCCTGCGCGACGGCGGGTCCCGCTCCCGAACCGAGGCTCAGCGAACGCGAAACGCAGGAGTTGGAGCGCCTGCTGGAGCGCAAGACGGCGGGCGAGCCCGTCTCCTGCGTGACCTCATTCGACAGCAGCCGCCTGCGGTCCATCGGCGATAACACGCTGGTCTATGTGGTCAGCAAGGATCAGGTCTATCTCAACCGCCTGCAGGGGAGCTGCACCGGCATCTCACGGGGTGACACGCTGGTGATGAACCGGATGAGTTCATCGCAATATTGCCGGGGCGACATCGCCCGCGTGGTGAACCTGCCCTCGGGCGCGATGACCGGCAGCTGTGCGCTGGGCGATTTCATTCCCTACCGCACGCCCGGCAAGTAA
- the gloB gene encoding hydroxyacylglutathione hydrolase, translating to MVSALEILRVPVLSDNYVWLVHDKPSGETLVVDPSVAEPVLAAAQARGWSITQIWNTHWHGDHIGGNAGIEAATGATVTAPAAELAKIPNVDRPAREGDRVRLGDHEAVVMEVPAHTAGHVAYHFADDAMIFVGDTMFAMGCGRLFEGTPAQMYANMRRFEALPDDTQVYCAHEYTLSNGKFALQAEPQNEAIADRLAQVEAARARDEATVPTTIALERATNPFMRAQSVEELASRRAAKDRG from the coding sequence ATGGTGAGCGCGCTCGAAATCCTTCGCGTTCCGGTTCTGTCGGACAATTATGTCTGGCTGGTTCATGACAAGCCGAGCGGGGAGACGCTGGTCGTCGACCCCTCGGTGGCCGAGCCGGTGCTGGCGGCCGCGCAGGCGCGCGGCTGGTCAATCACCCAGATCTGGAACACGCACTGGCATGGCGATCATATCGGCGGGAATGCGGGCATCGAGGCGGCGACCGGCGCCACCGTCACGGCGCCCGCCGCCGAACTCGCGAAAATCCCCAATGTCGATCGCCCGGCCCGAGAAGGCGACCGGGTGCGGCTGGGCGACCATGAAGCGGTGGTGATGGAGGTGCCGGCCCACACCGCCGGCCACGTCGCCTATCACTTTGCCGACGACGCCATGATCTTCGTGGGGGATACGATGTTCGCCATGGGTTGCGGCCGGCTCTTCGAGGGCACGCCCGCGCAGATGTACGCCAACATGCGACGCTTCGAGGCCCTGCCCGACGACACCCAGGTCTATTGCGCGCACGAATATACGCTCTCCAACGGCAAGTTCGCCCTTCAGGCAGAACCGCAGAATGAGGCCATCGCGGATCGCCTCGCGCAGGTCGAAGCTGCCCGCGCGCGCGACGAGGCCACCGTTCCCACAACGATCGCGCTGGAACGCGCCACCAACCCCTTCATGCGCGCACAAAGCGTGGAGGAACTGGCCAGCCGGCGCGCGGCCAAGGACAGGGGGTAG
- a CDS encoding VOC family protein encodes MPKYLHTMIRVTDIDATLRFFELLGLKEVRRFDNEKGRFTLVFVAAPGDEDAQVELTYNWPPEDGSAGESYGGGRNFGHLAYRVENIYETCQRLMDNGVTINRPPRDGHMAFVRTPDGISIELLQDGHLEPAEPWASMPNTGEW; translated from the coding sequence ATGCCCAAATATCTCCACACCATGATCCGCGTGACCGACATCGACGCAACCTTGCGCTTTTTCGAATTGCTCGGCCTCAAGGAAGTCCGTCGCTTCGATAATGAGAAGGGTCGCTTCACGCTCGTTTTCGTCGCCGCGCCGGGCGATGAGGATGCGCAGGTGGAACTGACCTACAACTGGCCGCCGGAAGACGGCAGCGCCGGCGAAAGCTATGGCGGCGGGCGCAATTTCGGCCACCTCGCCTATCGGGTCGAGAATATCTACGAGACCTGCCAGCGCCTCATGGACAATGGCGTGACCATCAACCGGCCGCCCCGGGACGGCCATATGGCATTCGTGCGCACGCCCGATGGCATTTCCATCGAGCTGCTGCAGGATGGCCATCTCGAGCCGGCCGAGCCTTGGGCGTCGATGCCGAACACGGGTGAATGGTGA
- a CDS encoding SIMPL domain-containing protein, with protein MNKVALAGAVVLAGGMITGGYLLGDGLRRAHAADRSVTVRGLAERNVTADLATWTIAYSATGTDLASVRADIEGNTAELRGYFKSLGFPDNALTATGAGVNQFINNGVPNITITQRMQLRTTDIERAQKAVANQFDLVRRGVTLQEGSAMSYSFTKLNDIKPQMVAAATKDARSSAEQFAKDSGTGVGGIKSATQGYFSIEPRDGETSGGYGAADTPFKKVRVVTTVDFYLD; from the coding sequence ATGAACAAGGTCGCTTTGGCAGGTGCGGTGGTACTCGCGGGCGGCATGATCACCGGTGGCTACCTGCTTGGGGATGGCCTGCGGCGTGCTCACGCGGCCGACCGGTCGGTGACGGTGCGGGGCCTTGCCGAGCGGAATGTGACCGCCGATCTTGCGACCTGGACCATCGCCTATTCCGCGACCGGCACCGACCTTGCCAGCGTGCGGGCCGATATCGAGGGCAATACGGCCGAACTGCGCGGCTACTTCAAGAGCCTCGGCTTCCCTGACAATGCGCTGACCGCGACCGGGGCCGGGGTCAATCAGTTCATCAACAACGGCGTTCCCAACATCACGATCACCCAGCGGATGCAGTTGCGCACGACCGACATCGAGCGGGCGCAAAAGGCGGTGGCCAATCAGTTCGATCTCGTGCGGCGCGGCGTGACGCTGCAGGAAGGATCGGCGATGAGCTACAGCTTCACCAAGCTCAACGATATCAAGCCCCAGATGGTCGCCGCCGCGACCAAGGATGCGCGCTCCTCGGCCGAACAGTTCGCCAAGGATAGCGGCACTGGCGTGGGCGGCATCAAGAGCGCGACACAGGGCTATTTTTCCATCGAGCCGCGTGATGGCGAGACATCCGGCGGCTATGGCGCGGCCGACACGCCGTTCAAGAAGGTGCGGGTCGTGACGACCGTGGACTTCTACCTCGATTGA
- a CDS encoding alpha/beta fold hydrolase, with the protein MTDDTTSAPPAFLPNAAGLRLAYRHRPGTAPTVVFLPGYMSDMMGSKALALDDWAAAQGRAMLRFDYAGCAESAGRFEDGTLASWRDDARAVIDHCVPAGPIILVGSSMGGWLALLLARDLGARVAGLVGIAAAPDFTDWGFDAAQKATLQREGKLVEPTPYGDQPYVTTRAFWESGEALRLLDGEIAIDGPVRMLQGQADTNVPWQIAVRIAQQVRSADVQTLLVKDGDHRLSRPQDIALLIATVARLVES; encoded by the coding sequence ATGACTGACGATACCACCAGCGCACCGCCCGCCTTCCTGCCCAACGCCGCGGGCCTGCGCCTCGCCTACCGCCACCGGCCCGGCACAGCGCCGACCGTCGTCTTCCTCCCCGGCTACATGTCGGACATGATGGGCAGCAAGGCGCTGGCGCTGGACGACTGGGCCGCCGCCCAAGGCCGCGCCATGCTCCGTTTCGATTATGCCGGCTGCGCCGAGAGTGCAGGTCGGTTCGAGGACGGCACACTCGCCAGCTGGCGCGACGATGCCCGCGCCGTGATCGATCATTGCGTCCCCGCCGGACCGATCATCCTCGTCGGCTCATCCATGGGCGGCTGGCTGGCCCTGCTGCTCGCCCGCGATTTGGGCGCGCGCGTCGCCGGCCTCGTCGGCATCGCCGCCGCGCCGGATTTTACCGATTGGGGCTTTGATGCCGCGCAAAAGGCAACCCTGCAGCGCGAGGGCAAGCTGGTCGAGCCCACGCCCTATGGTGACCAGCCCTATGTCACCACACGCGCCTTCTGGGAGTCGGGCGAAGCGCTGCGGCTGCTCGATGGCGAGATCGCGATCGATGGCCCGGTGCGGATGCTGCAGGGCCAGGCCGATACCAACGTTCCCTGGCAAATCGCTGTGCGGATCGCGCAGCAGGTTCGTTCAGCCGATGTGCAGACGCTGCTCGTCAAGGATGGCGATCATCGCCTCTCGCGCCCGCAGGACATCGCCCTGCTGATCGCGACTGTCGCGCGCCTCGTGGAGTCCTGA